From one Planctomicrobium piriforme genomic stretch:
- a CDS encoding sigma-70 family RNA polymerase sigma factor has protein sequence MSREDSRELLAVSWVKVQPSLTAFLIASTPQFSDAEDLLQEVAAEVARRFDEYDPSRPFLPWALWVAKIKIANFYRARERSPVKFIGDSIDALGEACDRVQGTLAEEKWALEKCLATLTGRSRQLLQLRYFEDLSPQEMSERLDMTAGAVRIALSRIRSALISCVRSTLAGSANSHG, from the coding sequence ATGTCGCGCGAAGATTCTCGCGAGCTGCTGGCAGTCAGTTGGGTGAAGGTGCAGCCCTCGCTCACGGCGTTTCTCATCGCATCCACGCCGCAATTTTCGGATGCAGAGGATTTGCTGCAGGAAGTGGCCGCGGAAGTGGCTCGGCGATTTGACGAGTACGACCCGTCGCGTCCCTTTCTGCCGTGGGCGCTGTGGGTAGCAAAGATCAAAATTGCGAATTTCTATCGAGCCCGCGAACGCAGCCCCGTGAAGTTCATCGGTGATTCCATCGATGCCCTGGGTGAAGCCTGCGATCGCGTTCAGGGGACGCTCGCCGAAGAAAAATGGGCGCTGGAAAAATGCCTGGCGACCCTGACCGGGCGGTCGCGGCAGTTGTTGCAGCTGCGGTATTTCGAAGACTTGTCGCCGCAGGAAATGAGCGAGCGGCTCGACATGACAGCGGGCGCGGTGCGCATCGCCCTCTCGCGGATCCGATCGGCCCTGATCTCTTGTGTACGCTCAACACTCGCCGGGTCTGCAAACTCCCATGGATGA